A segment of the Leptolyngbya sp. NIES-3755 genome:
ATTAATAGTGACTTGCATAGGTCTAGTTTCAGCAACTTACTTCAGTCAATTTAATCATAAAAAATCGGAGCAGTTTTCACCACCCCGATCGCACTAATCAATTTCAAACACTACAGTTGAGGTACGTAGCGTTCTTTCTCAGGAACCGCCGTATACTCTGCAACGATTTGACGGAACTCATCCCCATCAATGGTTTCTTTGTCCACTAATAGATCGACTAAGCGATCGATGACTTCCCGATTTTCACGAATAATCCGGCGAGTATCTTCCAAGCAATGTTCTACAATAGAACGCACTTGAGCATCGATTCGAGCCGCGATTTCTTCAGAATATTCCGATCGCGTCGTCCAACCCGCACCCAAGAAGACTTCGCCTTGTTGACTTTCGAGCGACAACGGACCTAAATCAGACATCCCGTAGCGAGTGACCATCTGACGTGCCATTCCAGTGACTTGTTGAATATCACCGCCTGCACCTGTGGTTACTTCCGCATCTCCGAAGATCACTTCTTCAGCAGCACGTCCACCCAAAGCACCTTTGATTCGTGCCAAGATTTGCGATCGCGAAATTAGTCCTTGATCTTCACTCGGCATAAACCAAGTCAAACCACGAGCCTGACCACGCGGAACAAGCGTCACTTTCTGCACTGGATCGTGCTCTTTCACTAAGGTTCCAACGATCGCATGTCCGATTTCGTGATAAGCGATCAAACGCTTGCTCTTACTATCGGTCAGCGGTGTCCCTTCCATTCCTGCGACAACGCGATCGACGGCATCATCAATTTCGAGCATTGTGATGGCATCTTTGCGACGACGAGCAGTCAGAATTGCAGCTTCGTTTAGTAAGTTCGCTAAGTCAGCCCCAGAGAAACCAGGAGTCCGACGAGCGATCGCTTCGAGTGAAACTTCTTCTGAAATTTTCTTGTTACGAGCGTGAACGTTCAGAACTTCGAGACGACCTTTGATATCAGGAACATCGACGGTAACTTGTCGATCGAAGCGACCTGGACGCAACAGAGCAGAGTCAAGCACGTCTGGGCGGTTCGTTGCGGCAATAATGATGATTCCAGTATTGCCTTCAAAACCATCCATCTCGGTGAGAAGTTGGTTCAAAGTCTGTTCGCGCTCATCGTTTCCGCCACCGATACCGGCTCCACGTTGGCGACCAACTGCATCAATTTCATCGATAAAGATGATACAAGGTGCGTTCTCTTTCGCCTTCTTGAATAGGTCACGGACACGGGAAGCACCCACACCGACGAACATTTCGACGAATTCGGAACCAGAGATCGAGAAGAAGGGGACACCCGCTTCACCTGCGATCGCTTTTGCCAACAATGTCTTACCCGTTCCAGGAGGTCCAACGAGCAGAACCCCTTTAGGAATTTTTGCGCCCACTGCGGTAAAGCGCTCGGGCTTTTTCAGGAAGGTGACAACTTCTTGTAATTCTTCCTTCGCTTCTTCGATGCCTGCGACATCATCAAACAGAACGCCAGTCTTCGCTTCCATTTGAAAACGAGCGCGGGATTTTCCGAAGTTCATGGCTTGTCCAGGACCACCCGGAACGTTTCCAGAGCGGCGGAACAAGAAGAACAATCCACCTAAGAGCAGAATCGGGAAAATCAAGTTTCCGAGAAGGTTCCAGACGGCTCCATCATTGCGGATGGGATGAGAATCGAGATTAACACCTGCTGAACGAAGACGGGTCACGAGTTCGGGAGTATTGCCAGGGAGATCGACTCGTAAGCGTTGTAGCCGATTGTCCAAATCTGGATCGACTGCTTCTACGATCGCAGTTCGACCGCCATCATATAAATCAACGCTAGTAATTCGATTAGCATCTAAGTACTCCAAGAACCGTCCATAAGTCATCCGAGTGCTGGCGGTGTTTCGACTTGTATTGGGTGCGGCTGGAGCGATTGATCCTTGCCATAGGAAAAACCCAACGACAAGCGCGGGAATTGCCCAAAGCAGGATGGTTCTCCAAGAAGATTTCATAAACTAGCAACCTCGCGATACGGCTACAACGGTAAAGATCGATCGTTATCTAAGTATGGAGCTTCCATACGGGTTTGTACGGTGCGATTTGGCTCGAAAATCAAGCTGGGATGAGGCGCAGGTACTTTTACGGATTCTCTATCAGGGATTTAATGAGAAGAATCTTAACTAAATTTAACAGAAATTCGAGACATCGGGCAATCGGGAGCCAGAAAGGGGAACTTCTCCGACTCCTGAAAGATCTTTAAGCCACGATCGACAATGCCTGCTCAAACCGTTCTCGATCGAGTCCTTTCTGATTCAACAACAACCAAGACTGAACTAAATCCGGTCCTTGAAGCGCTCCAGTTAATGCGGCTCTGAGCGATTTCATCACCACACCTTTCTTTAAATTCTGCTCTTTCACGACTTGTTTGATCACGTCTTGAGTCGCAGCCTCAGTAAGTGGAGAAGGCATCGCTTCTAAGATTGCTTTAATCGCTGTGGTAGCGCCGTCTTGCTGCATTTGAGCTTTCGCGTCATCGGTGAATTCCAACGGTTGGAATAGATAGCGCGTCATTTCGACTGCTTCATTTAAGCGAGAAAGACTGGGAGCAACGAGGGCTGTAACTTGTTCGAGCCAAGCACGATCGATATTTTCATCAAAGACGTATCCCGCTGATTTCCAAATTGGGATTAACAAATCCGTCGCTTGGGGAATCGGCATTGCGTGAATGTACTGTCCGTTAAGCCAGTTCAATTTATCCCAGTCGAATTTGGCTCCTGCTTTATTGACGCGATCGAAGCCGAATTTCTCAGCCGCTTCTGAAAGTGTGAAAATCTCAGTCATCGGTTCAGGTGGAGACCAGCCGAGAAGCGTCATGTAATTCGCGAGTGCTTCTGCGGTGTAGCCCATATTCTTAAAGTCAGAAATTGAGGTCACACCATCGCGTTTTGACAGTTTCGCGCCTGCTTGATTCAGAATGAGCGGCGTATGTCCAAATTCTGGTAAGTTCGCACCCAGAGCTTCGTAGAGTAGGATTTGCTTGGGTGTGTTACCAATATGATCCTCGCCTCGAATCACGTGGCTGATTTGCATATCGATATCGTCCACAACTACCACAAAGTTATAGAGCGGTTGTCCGATTTCTTCGCCTTCTGCGGCACGAGCAATCACCATATCGCCACCGAGATCGCGACCTTTCCAAGTTACGGTTCCGCGAACGAGATCTGTCCAGGAAATTTCTCGACTGTCTTCGATCTTGAACCGAATCACAGGCTTGCGACCTTCAGCCAAGTAAGCCGCTTCCTGTTCTGGAGTCAAATTTCGGTGGCGATTATTGTATCGGGGTGCTTCGTTTCTGGCTTTCTGAGTTTCTCGCATCGCGTCCAATTCCTCTGGCGTATCGTAAGCGCGATAAGCAAGTCCTCGATCGAGAAGTTGCTTGATTTTTTCGCGATACAAATCCATCCGAGCAGTTTGATAGACGGGTTCTTCGTCCCAATTCAAACCAAGCCAGGTTAAACCCTCGAAAATATTCTGAGTGTATTCAGGCTTCGATCGCTCTAAATCGGTGTCTTCGATGCGAAGAATGAATGTTCCACCGTGATGACGGGCAAACAGCCAGTTAAATACCGCAGTTCTAGCCGTTCCGATGTGGAGATTGCCAGTTGGACTGGGTGCAAGACGAACGCGAACTGTCATGAGTCGAATAGGAAATTGTGCATTCCTAATTCTAGCGGAGTGCTGCGATTAGGATTTAATCGGAAGTTCAACCCGGACGATCGTGCCTTGTCCCAATTCGCTCTGAATCGAGAGGGTTCCATTCTGAAGATCGACGCATTGTTTGACGATCGACAATCCCAATCCGCCCCCCGGAATCGTATCGACATTTTTGGCGCGGTGAAATGGATCAAGAATCAAAGGCAAATCTTCTTTTGGAATGCCCAAACCGCGATCGCTCACGGTGATCAAAATCTGCGGATGACCAGAGCGGACTTCTAACTCGATCGACTGCTTGGAAAATTTCAGCGCATTGCCAACCAGATGATTCACGATCAAGCTCAGCAATTCGGGATCAAGACTAACCTGCTGATCATTGCCGAGAAAATGGAACTGAATGCGATCGTGCTGCTGAAGATCAGACACAAGACTGGTGCAAAATCGCTGTAGATCAAAACAGTCGAGTTGTGGCGCGACTTCATCTGTGCCCATTCTCCGAAGCGTCAGGGCATTGGTCAAAATTGTCGTCATCGATCGCACTGCATCGCGAATCTTTTGGAAATAGCGCGATCGACGATCTTCAGGACAATCCGCTCCAAGTCGCTGCAACAGTTCAGTAGAGGTCAGAATAATCGATAAAGGGGTTCGGAATTCGTGAGAGGCAGTCGTGATAAAGCGCGATTTTAGTTCGTGTAATTCTTCTAACGCTTGACCGATCTGTGCTTCTGTCCGCCGCCGCTGCTCAATTTCGTGCTGTAAACGGGCGTGAACCACAGCGAGTTCTTTAGATTGCTGCTTGATTTGGTGTTCTAGGTGCTGTTGATGCTGATGTTTTTGAAGCGCAATTTGAATCGCACTTTGAAGCTCGATCGGATCAATCGGCTTGATTAGATATCCAAATAAATTCGTTTGTTGAGCCGAATGGATTATTTCTGGATCAGAGTAGCCTGTTAGAAAAATGACCGGAATCTTCCAGCGATCGCGAATGGTGTGGGCGATTTCGATTCCGTTTTGTTCGCCTTTTAATCCAACATCCATTAACACTAAATCAGGTGTCGTATTTGCGACTAAAGACAGTGCGGAATGTGCGGAGTCAGCAATACCTGTAACAGAATAATTTGCAGCTTCTAAGCGTAGTTGTAAACTAAGTGCTACGACCCCTTCATCTTCAATAATGGCAATTTTTTCACCGACCATTTTTGACTCACCCACCTGTGTAGATAAATGAGAGGGCGAGGCTGACAAAACCGGGAATTGAGTAACCACGTTCAATTCGTTTTATTTCAGGAACAAGGCTCATTATTATGAAGGTTTAGACTAAAGTGCTGAACAACACAAATAGAAGAAGCAATACACACCACAGTATGAAATGTAACTTCGGTAATTGAATAAAAGGGATTTGAAAGTATTAGTAGAAAATCTACCTCAGTTCAACAAAACCCGCAATTCTTCGAGTTTATCAATATACATTATTTTAATGCAGATTTAATTGAGACAGTCAGCCTAAACAAGATTCTTTTCGATCTGGTTTCTGCCTCAAGTTAACATGAATACTCGCTCCGCTTTTGCTGTCTTAATCACCTCGATACGGAAGATTTCACAATAGAACTCTCGGTTAAATTTGCGATCGCAGTAACAATTAATATTGTCTTATTTGTAGATTTATTCTACCCATCGAATGCGATCGCTGTCTTGTCGCAGATACAACGGATGTTTCGGATGTCCTAATTTTGTCATTCCTAATGTGTAGATATTTTCTGTTTGGAAAAACGGCAATACTTCGCGGTGTCGTCCTCCAAATCCACCCCAATTGCCCCACGCTAAAATAATCAAATCAACCCGCCCAGAAAGGGTGAATAGATATCGATCGTTGTCTTTCCCGATCGGTTCTGCTGCCTGTTTTAATAACTGCGGTGTTTTCGCCCGATACGCGAATAGGTTCACCACTTCTAAGCCTCCAAACCCCCAAGCTTTTGCAAACCCAATACAGCGTCGAATCGTCGGATCATTCAATTCGGCATCGGCTTGATTAGGATTGAGCATGACAAATCCGACACGCGGCAAATCGTTCCAACTTCGCCACAGTGCATATCGGTAACTGCCACTCGAATCAAAAATCGCGCCATTACCCGATCGGCATTCTTCCGGGTCGGACTGCATGGATATATTCACTCCCTGATTCTGGAAATCCTCGACGGTAAACGGCTTCTTCGGGTTTGCCCCAGCCCAATTGCAAAATAATCTCGATCGCGTTCTCTTTCCCTTGATGGCTTAACGCTGCCCATTCCGATCGCTGTAAAATTCGCTCAATGTCATCCGTGCCGATCAATTGATGCAGCTTGCCGCTATTCATGCTCAGGTAGAAATCGAATCCGACTGTAATTGATCGCCAAAACTCTACGATCGAGCTTTTCTCCGCTCTCAAAATCGTCAAATCCGCTGGCAAACTAATTAACTGCTCATGAATTCGAGGACAGCGAAA
Coding sequences within it:
- a CDS encoding hypothetical protein (conserved hypothetical protein;~similar to AA sequence:cyanobase_aa:AM1_0280) codes for the protein MQSDPEECRSGNGAIFDSSGSYRYALWRSWNDLPRVGFVMLNPNQADAELNDPTIRRCIGFAKAWGFGGLEVVNLFAYRAKTPQLLKQAAEPIGKDNDRYLFTLSGRVDLIILAWGNWGGFGGRHREVLPFFQTENIYTLGMTKLGHPKHPLYLRQDSDRIRWVE
- a CDS encoding cell division protein (similar to AA sequence:cyanobase_aa:LBDG_47710), which gives rise to MKSSWRTILLWAIPALVVGFFLWQGSIAPAAPNTSRNTASTRMTYGRFLEYLDANRITSVDLYDGGRTAIVEAVDPDLDNRLQRLRVDLPGNTPELVTRLRSAGVNLDSHPIRNDGAVWNLLGNLIFPILLLGGLFFLFRRSGNVPGGPGQAMNFGKSRARFQMEAKTGVLFDDVAGIEEAKEELQEVVTFLKKPERFTAVGAKIPKGVLLVGPPGTGKTLLAKAIAGEAGVPFFSISGSEFVEMFVGVGASRVRDLFKKAKENAPCIIFIDEIDAVGRQRGAGIGGGNDEREQTLNQLLTEMDGFEGNTGIIIIAATNRPDVLDSALLRPGRFDRQVTVDVPDIKGRLEVLNVHARNKKISEEVSLEAIARRTPGFSGADLANLLNEAAILTARRRKDAITMLEIDDAVDRVVAGMEGTPLTDSKSKRLIAYHEIGHAIVGTLVKEHDPVQKVTLVPRGQARGLTWFMPSEDQGLISRSQILARIKGALGGRAAEEVIFGDAEVTTGAGGDIQQVTGMARQMVTRYGMSDLGPLSLESQQGEVFLGAGWTTRSEYSEEIAARIDAQVRSIVEHCLEDTRRIIRENREVIDRLVDLLVDKETIDGDEFRQIVAEYTAVPEKERYVPQL
- a CDS encoding response regulator receiver sensor signal transduction histidine kinase (similar to AA sequence:cyanobase_aa:LBDG_25020), which codes for MVGEKIAIIEDEGVVALSLQLRLEAANYSVTGIADSAHSALSLVANTTPDLVLMDVGLKGEQNGIEIAHTIRDRWKIPVIFLTGYSDPEIIHSAQQTNLFGYLIKPIDPIELQSAIQIALQKHQHQQHLEHQIKQQSKELAVVHARLQHEIEQRRRTEAQIGQALEELHELKSRFITTASHEFRTPLSIILTSTELLQRLGADCPEDRRSRYFQKIRDAVRSMTTILTNALTLRRMGTDEVAPQLDCFDLQRFCTSLVSDLQQHDRIQFHFLGNDQQVSLDPELLSLIVNHLVGNALKFSKQSIELEVRSGHPQILITVSDRGLGIPKEDLPLILDPFHRAKNVDTIPGGGLGLSIVKQCVDLQNGTLSIQSELGQGTIVRVELPIKS
- a CDS encoding glutamyl-tRNA synthetase GltX (similar to AA sequence:cyanobase_aa:LBDG_47700): MTVRVRLAPSPTGNLHIGTARTAVFNWLFARHHGGTFILRIEDTDLERSKPEYTQNIFEGLTWLGLNWDEEPVYQTARMDLYREKIKQLLDRGLAYRAYDTPEELDAMRETQKARNEAPRYNNRHRNLTPEQEAAYLAEGRKPVIRFKIEDSREISWTDLVRGTVTWKGRDLGGDMVIARAAEGEEIGQPLYNFVVVVDDIDMQISHVIRGEDHIGNTPKQILLYEALGANLPEFGHTPLILNQAGAKLSKRDGVTSISDFKNMGYTAEALANYMTLLGWSPPEPMTEIFTLSEAAEKFGFDRVNKAGAKFDWDKLNWLNGQYIHAMPIPQATDLLIPIWKSAGYVFDENIDRAWLEQVTALVAPSLSRLNEAVEMTRYLFQPLEFTDDAKAQMQQDGATTAIKAILEAMPSPLTEAATQDVIKQVVKEQNLKKGVVMKSLRAALTGALQGPDLVQSWLLLNQKGLDRERFEQALSIVA
- a CDS encoding hypothetical protein (conserved hypothetical protein;~similar to AA sequence:cyanobase_aa:LBDG_25030), which gives rise to MPQIYSTEELIQILSQERQACMNGQRLNLAAMPSGINPLLDRFVNSDGIQRFTAYRDFRSAIHHYQIEHQVSGLVWTLLNIQGKTFRCPRIHEQLISLPADLTILRAEKSSIVEFWRSITVGFDFYLSMNSGKLHQLIGTDDIERILQRSEWAALSHQGKENAIEIILQLGWGKPEEAVYRRGFPESGSEYIHAVRPGRMPIG